From Podospora bellae-mahoneyi strain CBS 112042 chromosome 5, whole genome shotgun sequence:
CAGAGAGCTCTACTTCTGACTCTCTGAAGTGTTTGCTTGGGTCAAGCATAGTGGAGATGGAAATCCTCTTGTGTAAGAAATTCCAACAGGTGGGTAGCTAGTACATTTCACCGTTACCGAAAACATCATTCTAAACTCTCATTtcggtggtgtgtgtgtgtgtgtgtgtgtctaTCGTGCTTTAATTCATCAACTGCATCTGCGTCGGTGTGTGAGCCCGATATCTTCTATTCGGGTATCAAGAGCCTTcgaaaaaaaggagaaaacaaaaaaaaaaaagtgtaGTAGCAGTAGTAGCAGCAGTAGTAGTaggtagtagtagtagtagtagtagtagtagtagtagtagtagtagtagttgtagtagtagttgttgttgttgttgttgttgttgttgttgttgggtttcTTTGCCCCTCCCCTaaccccaccccaaacccaccaagTTCCATCTAAGATTTGAATTCCCAATGTTTAAGAAAatgtaaagaaaaaaaaaaggtccGTCATGAAACCCCCTTTCTAGCTCAATCCTACGAGCAAGGAAACATTGGCCATCTTTCAGCTTGgtttttctctctcacccACGTCGACTCCGCCCTATTCGACAAGTTGCAAATATTCTGACAAGTACATAGCCAAATGCACTATCGACACCCACGCCATTACCCCCCTCGAAAGCCAAGGTCAAAGTAGCCATATCGTTCCCATGGGGCCAAAATCAAGCGCATTACTCCGCGTCTGGCTTCTGCGAGACAACTTCCCTCGCATAAAACTCAACCAGCATGGTGGCATAGGCCTCCAAGTCTTCCACAGGAACAGCCAGGCGAAAGTCGTTGAGGAGCAGGAACTGAAGTTCGAGATGGTTCAGTTCAGCCAGGGGGAGACCGCCAACCTAAAACCAACGTTAGCTCTGGTTCTGATGACAATGATCATAGaccaaaagcaaaaacatACCTTGGCATATCGCGAGTTGGTGTAAAACACATCAGAAAAAAACTTGCTGGCGCACGTCACCCCCGCAATAATAAGCCGATGGATGTTGTAACTGTCCACCACAAAATATGTCGCCTGTCCAGCTGCTGAATGCGTGTTAAAACTGTTGCTTTCGATCGTGATCCCCTTCCCAGCCTCCTCATCGGTGTCTGCAAGATCAGAATCCGTCTCGTCGCTatcctcttccgcctcgtTACTGTCCCGCATGACCGTGTCTGGATCTGCCGCCGATTTCATAGCTTGCGCATGCACGTATTGCATCCGTCGTGCCTCCTCGCTCTTGACCACCATATCGTTGACCCGCTCCGTCATCCTGTCAAAATAGACCAGCAGACTCAAAAAGACTTCGTACGTGGTGGGACAGTACTTGTGTATCCGACCAAGATAGCTCAGTATGCTAATCGAGGGAACGTTTTTACCGTGAAATGCCAAAACACTGCTGCTTAGAGGGCTTCCGTTGGCGTCCCCACCAGCTTCCTCACCCCTCGCTTGCGCCTGGGCTTGTCGGAGGTGGTGCGCGTTTCGGTTCAGAGCATCGTGTTGGAgatcgttggtggtggtaatctTGGTAAGGAGGGCGGCTACCATTTCGATAATATCCCCTATAGGCATCGCGCTAATCTCGTACTTCATCTGTTGTAGTGGGGGATCATTAAGGTTCCCTGAGCCGGTGGCATTAAGATTTTCGACCTTGGCCAGGGTCTGGATATGTGCGAGGTCTTGGACATAGATTGTCTTTTGGGTTTCTATCGGCGGACTTGGGGCATTGTTGCTGAGGGGTATCGTAACGGGGGGCGCATCGACGATGTCGACATCCGCAGATGGATTCCGGCGCCGACCGTGATCCGATGCAGGAGAAGGCATCGCCTTGGATCCTGGCACTACGGTTGCGGCGGTACTGAGGGACGAGGTGGTCGAGCCCGCGACAGAAGGCGGACCGCTGGCGGCATCGTGAA
This genomic window contains:
- the PCL7 gene encoding cyclin-like protein interacting with PHO85 (EggNog:ENOG503NW3Y; BUSCO:EOG09263L00; COG:S) — encoded protein: MGDVLGESPSRFHSMIAGPAIQHQHPHDIHFQARSVPVSRTTTGCDRDAQQSHHSRPTASPRRQASSSTPRRDWQDSPVPTPVVADKPAKQQRQIPSSRPPMSSGGASRRLPSPPSSSSSSSSSSDPSSGGTGPQYDVSTERVHDAASGPPSVAGSTTSSLSTAATVVPGSKAMPSPASDHGRRRNPSADVDIVDAPPVTIPLSNNAPSPPIETQKTIYVQDLAHIQTLAKVENLNATGSGNLNDPPLQQMKYEISAMPIGDIIEMVAALLTKITTTNDLQHDALNRNAHHLRQAQAQARGEEAGGDANGSPLSSSVLAFHGKNVPSISILSYLGRIHKYCPTTYEVFLSLLVYFDRMTERVNDMVVKSEEARRMQYVHAQAMKSAADPDTVMRDSNEAEEDSDETDSDLADTDEEAGKGITIESNSFNTHSAAGQATYFVVDSYNIHRLIIAGVTCASKFFSDVFYTNSRYAKVGGLPLAELNHLELQFLLLNDFRLAVPVEDLEAYATMLVEFYAREVVSQKPDAE